In one window of Mucilaginibacter auburnensis DNA:
- a CDS encoding DUF6691 family protein: protein MKGLRFILAGILFGIVMAKSEAVSWYRIQEMFRFQSFHMYGIIGTAVVLGALAVFLIKRFQLRDIQGMPINLPAKDKQWTKYAMGGLIFGLGWALTGACPGPMFVNIGYGYVAMVIVVAGALLGTYLYGLIRHKLPH from the coding sequence ATGAAAGGACTTAGATTTATTTTGGCCGGCATCCTATTCGGCATTGTGATGGCAAAATCTGAAGCGGTGAGCTGGTACCGGATACAGGAAATGTTCCGCTTTCAATCGTTCCACATGTATGGCATTATCGGTACGGCTGTGGTATTAGGCGCACTGGCTGTTTTCCTCATTAAAAGGTTTCAGTTGCGCGATATCCAGGGCATGCCCATCAACCTTCCTGCTAAAGACAAGCAATGGACTAAATATGCTATGGGCGGCCTTATTTTCGGATTAGGCTGGGCGCTTACAGGCGCTTGCCCGGGCCCTATGTTTGTCAACATTGGTTACGGCTATGTTGCTATGGTTATAGTAGTTGCAGGCGCTTTACTCGGCACTTATCTGTATGGCTTGATCAGGCACAAGTTGCCTCATTAA
- a CDS encoding PAS domain S-box protein, which produces MKQFLQRYINFTQKKLIVSLDSNEQDLRYWQNLLFCKFLVYCLPVSLIALLPTIFIVVKDGFPLITGIVLTGFGLLATVTFIPNITLRQRKIITLFAFYIVATFLVGTSGFLWPGIFYLFFITVLSGLIFPIRIAYGAVLTNALILIAFALVIGLKLFDSPLIAKYSVVKWVASSANLMFVSVIIVMLIDKIFEGLQLTIANKTQLQERYQHIFQKSPSAMWLFDTENFSFIDVNEAAIRQYGYSRDEFLSMTIMDIRPAENIDQTARLVQTNRNTGKFYEGSWQHKKKNGELIFVKIESNLLSLDNRQVRFVQATDITTQIEHQLEVFNYHKKIEESEANLRAIFDSAVDGFVLVDADGIIKLFNPKASASMEFNKDQMSFEIGRSIFDYVEAARLAYFKRIMEKVYRGETVDYERMFSFDDNVVWIRYTINPVLENNKIVGACIMGRDITERKFYLQSLEEQNKTFREISWMQSHMVRAPLARMLGLLPMLSTEISDEDRKKVIEYLNISANELDDVVNIITDRSTAITDKDPQNAPKNRNLN; this is translated from the coding sequence ATGAAACAATTTTTACAACGGTATATAAACTTTACGCAAAAAAAACTGATCGTTTCGTTGGATTCCAATGAACAGGATCTGCGTTATTGGCAAAATTTGTTGTTTTGTAAGTTTTTGGTTTACTGCCTCCCGGTAAGCCTAATAGCTTTGTTGCCAACAATTTTTATTGTTGTTAAAGACGGGTTTCCACTTATAACCGGCATTGTACTAACCGGCTTTGGTTTGCTGGCCACAGTAACCTTTATTCCAAACATCACTTTGCGACAGCGTAAAATAATAACGCTGTTCGCCTTTTACATAGTAGCCACCTTTTTAGTAGGCACTTCCGGATTTTTGTGGCCGGGTATTTTCTATCTGTTTTTTATAACAGTTCTGTCAGGGCTTATATTTCCTATAAGGATTGCCTACGGCGCTGTATTAACAAACGCTTTAATACTAATTGCATTCGCATTAGTTATTGGTTTAAAACTTTTTGATTCGCCCTTAATTGCAAAGTACAGCGTTGTAAAATGGGTAGCCTCAAGCGCTAATCTGATGTTTGTAAGCGTGATCATTGTAATGCTTATTGATAAAATTTTTGAGGGCCTGCAGCTTACCATCGCTAACAAAACACAGCTGCAGGAACGTTATCAGCACATCTTTCAAAAAAGTCCGTCGGCCATGTGGTTGTTCGATACCGAAAACTTCAGTTTTATAGACGTTAACGAAGCCGCCATAAGACAATATGGCTATAGCAGGGATGAATTTCTAAGCATGACCATAATGGACATAAGGCCAGCCGAAAACATTGATCAAACAGCGCGACTGGTTCAAACTAACCGCAACACCGGAAAGTTCTACGAAGGTTCCTGGCAGCATAAAAAGAAGAACGGTGAGTTAATATTTGTAAAAATTGAGAGCAACCTGTTAAGCCTTGACAATCGGCAGGTAAGATTTGTACAGGCAACCGACATAACCACCCAGATAGAACATCAGTTGGAGGTGTTCAACTATCACAAAAAAATTGAGGAGTCGGAAGCTAATTTGCGGGCAATATTTGACAGCGCTGTAGACGGGTTTGTTTTAGTGGATGCAGATGGCATAATCAAGCTCTTTAACCCTAAAGCTTCGGCATCTATGGAGTTCAACAAAGACCAAATGTCGTTTGAGATAGGTCGCAGTATTTTTGATTACGTAGAAGCAGCGCGCCTGGCTTATTTTAAACGGATAATGGAAAAAGTGTACCGGGGTGAAACCGTTGACTATGAGCGCATGTTCAGCTTTGATGATAATGTTGTTTGGATACGCTACACGATTAACCCTGTATTGGAAAACAACAAAATAGTTGGAGCCTGTATAATGGGCCGGGATATAACCGAAAGAAAATTCTATCTGCAATCATTAGAGGAACAGAACAAAACATTCCGGGAGATATCGTGGATGCAATCGCACATGGTGCGGGCCCCGCTGGCCCGTATGCTTGGTTTATTGCCTATGTTAAGCACTGAGATCAGTGATGAAGACCGAAAAAAAGTAATTGAATACCTCAACATCTCTGCCAACGAGTTAGACGACGTTGTTAACATTATAACTGACAGGTCAACCGCAATTACAGATAAAGACCCGCAAAATGCGCCAAAAAACCGGAATTTAAATTAA
- a CDS encoding Crp/Fnr family transcriptional regulator: MESTTQPVSELINDLFPQFEPALRHFLIENAGIRHIKADEQVMKTGQYMKATVLIAQGRIKLYREGREGEEFFMYYLEPGNACALSMVCATKQQTSQISAKAVDDAVLITIPVELMDDMMKLYKTWYYFVLETYRSRFEELLTVIDDVAFRSMDERLLVYLRKHSRQTNNREIRLSHSEIATDLNSSREVISRLLKKMEQRGLVTLNRNYIEWLEKITYLNK, translated from the coding sequence ATGGAAAGCACAACGCAGCCTGTAAGCGAATTAATTAACGATTTATTCCCGCAGTTTGAACCTGCTTTACGGCACTTCCTAATTGAAAACGCAGGTATACGCCACATTAAAGCCGACGAGCAGGTAATGAAAACCGGGCAATATATGAAAGCGACTGTACTGATTGCTCAAGGCCGCATCAAGCTTTATCGTGAGGGCCGCGAGGGCGAAGAGTTTTTTATGTATTACCTGGAACCGGGCAACGCCTGCGCACTTTCAATGGTATGTGCCACCAAACAACAAACCAGTCAGATCTCAGCCAAAGCTGTTGACGATGCTGTGCTTATCACCATTCCGGTTGAATTGATGGATGATATGATGAAGCTATACAAAACATGGTATTACTTTGTATTGGAAACTTACCGTTCGCGTTTTGAAGAACTGCTTACCGTAATTGACGATGTTGCTTTCCGCTCAATGGATGAACGCCTGTTGGTTTACCTGCGCAAACACTCGCGCCAAACCAATAACCGCGAGATAAGGCTATCACACAGCGAAATAGCCACAGATCTCAATTCCTCTCGCGAGGTAATATCCCGCTTACTGAAAAAAATGGAGCAACGCGGCCTTGTAACGCTAAACCGCAATTACATTGAGTGGCTTGAAAAAATAACTTATTTAAATAAATGA
- a CDS encoding DUF983 domain-containing protein, with protein sequence MEAQTTSHKHIPVWPALISCKCPRCRVGKVYEHGAYHLFDNKMLLQCKHCGFVYEKEPGYFYAAMYVGYAFVVAELVTSGVAIGVLTGSQNPWLYVIVMLSLVTLLSPFNYRYSRMLLLYFLTPGIRYRQELS encoded by the coding sequence ATGGAAGCTCAAACAACATCGCATAAACACATACCGGTATGGCCTGCACTCATCAGCTGCAAATGCCCAAGATGCCGCGTTGGCAAGGTTTATGAACATGGCGCTTATCATTTATTTGATAATAAAATGCTTCTACAGTGCAAACACTGCGGTTTTGTTTATGAAAAAGAGCCCGGATATTTTTATGCGGCCATGTATGTTGGATATGCATTTGTGGTTGCCGAACTGGTTACAAGCGGCGTAGCTATAGGCGTTTTAACCGGCAGCCAAAACCCATGGCTTTACGTGATAGTGATGCTGAGTTTGGTGACCCTTTTATCTCCGTTTAACTACAGGTACTCACGCATGTTGCTTTTATACTTTTTAACGCCGGGCATACGTTATCGTCAGGAGCTGAGTTAG
- a CDS encoding MBL fold metallo-hydrolase, which translates to MIIEQIYTGCLAQGAYYIQSGKEAAIIDPLREVAPYIDRAERGGATIKYVLETHFHADFVSGHIDLAQKTGANIVFGPLANPSFEAYQATDGEELKVGKVKIRVIHTPGHTMESTCFLLIDEAGKETALFSGDTLFIGDVGRPDLAQKAADMTMEQLAGTLFDSLRNKIMPLADDIIVYPAHGAGSACGKNMSKETTDTLGNQKKYNYALRANMTREEFITEVTRGLDAPPAYFPQNVRMNKEGYESIDSVISSGLTPLSPDAFEAAANELGALVLDTRNAQTFAAQFIPNSVNIGIDGSFAPWVGALIPDVAQPILLVTEAGREEEVVTRLARVGFDNTIGYLNGGMAAWIATGKETDQITSIDPVELAEIEKKSAELNILDVRKNPEYLSEHVVNAQLLPLDNINENITTLDRNKTYYVHCAGGYRSMIFTSMMRARGFDNLIDVKGGFAAIKASGLFTTTDYVCPSTLTD; encoded by the coding sequence ATGATAATTGAACAAATTTACACCGGATGTTTGGCACAAGGGGCTTACTACATTCAATCGGGAAAAGAGGCTGCGATAATTGACCCGTTGCGCGAGGTAGCTCCATACATTGATCGAGCAGAACGCGGGGGTGCGACCATCAAATATGTATTGGAAACACACTTTCATGCAGACTTTGTTTCAGGACACATTGATCTGGCTCAAAAAACCGGTGCCAATATAGTTTTTGGTCCGTTGGCCAATCCATCATTCGAGGCTTATCAAGCTACTGACGGTGAGGAATTGAAAGTTGGCAAAGTGAAGATCAGGGTTATACACACACCAGGGCACACCATGGAATCAACCTGTTTTTTATTGATTGACGAAGCAGGTAAAGAAACCGCTTTATTCTCGGGCGATACGCTATTTATAGGCGATGTGGGCCGCCCGGATCTGGCACAAAAAGCTGCTGACATGACCATGGAGCAATTAGCAGGTACATTGTTCGACTCGTTGCGCAATAAAATAATGCCCTTGGCTGATGATATTATTGTTTACCCTGCACATGGCGCAGGCTCGGCATGCGGCAAAAACATGAGCAAGGAAACTACTGATACCTTGGGCAATCAGAAAAAATATAATTATGCCCTGCGGGCCAACATGACGCGAGAAGAATTCATCACTGAAGTTACCCGCGGACTGGACGCTCCGCCTGCTTACTTTCCGCAGAATGTGCGCATGAACAAGGAAGGTTATGAAAGTATTGACAGTGTAATAAGCAGCGGATTAACACCACTATCGCCCGATGCTTTTGAAGCGGCAGCAAATGAGTTAGGCGCTTTAGTACTGGATACCCGCAATGCCCAAACTTTTGCAGCGCAGTTTATCCCTAATTCGGTAAATATTGGCATTGACGGCAGCTTTGCGCCGTGGGTAGGCGCTTTGATACCTGATGTAGCACAACCTATTTTGCTGGTTACCGAAGCAGGCAGAGAAGAAGAAGTGGTTACCCGTTTGGCTCGCGTTGGTTTTGACAACACCATTGGTTATTTAAACGGCGGTATGGCTGCCTGGATAGCGACCGGTAAAGAAACAGATCAGATAACATCTATTGATCCGGTTGAACTTGCAGAAATTGAAAAAAAGAGCGCGGAATTGAATATTCTGGACGTAAGGAAAAACCCGGAGTATTTATCAGAACATGTTGTTAACGCGCAACTGTTGCCTTTAGATAATATTAACGAGAATATAACAACGCTGGATAGGAATAAAACTTACTACGTGCACTGCGCCGGTGGTTACCGCTCCATGATATTTACCTCTATGATGCGCGCCCGCGGTTTTGATAATCTGATTGACGTAAAAGGCGGCTTTGCAGCCATTAAAGCGTCCGGCTTGTTTACAACGACCGATTATGTTTGCCCCTCAACTTTAACAGACTGA
- a CDS encoding ClpP family protease: MNINHTEFRKYAVKHHRIGSQHVDRYIDRTVSIPQSMTPYITEERQLNVAQMDVFSRLMMDRIIFLGEPVADRMANVIQAQMLFLQSADAKKDIQLYINSPGGDVYSGMGIYDTMQLITPDVGTVCIGMACSMSAILLCAGKKGKRSALPHSRIMIHQPSGGVQGVSADIEITAQQIIKVRQDLYKIVAKHSGQSYEWVHKASDRDYWMTGPEAKEHGIVDEVLGDID; encoded by the coding sequence ATGAACATTAACCATACCGAATTCAGAAAATACGCGGTTAAGCACCACCGCATAGGCAGCCAGCATGTTGACAGATATATTGACCGCACTGTTAGCATACCGCAAAGCATGACACCCTACATCACCGAAGAACGCCAGCTGAATGTTGCGCAGATGGATGTGTTTTCGCGCCTGATGATGGATAGGATCATATTTTTAGGTGAGCCCGTGGCCGACCGTATGGCTAATGTTATACAGGCGCAAATGCTTTTTCTGCAATCTGCTGATGCAAAAAAGGATATACAATTATACATCAACTCGCCGGGTGGCGATGTTTATTCGGGCATGGGTATTTATGATACCATGCAACTGATAACGCCCGATGTAGGTACCGTTTGTATTGGCATGGCCTGCTCCATGAGCGCCATATTGCTTTGTGCCGGCAAAAAAGGTAAGCGCTCGGCATTGCCGCATTCGCGTATCATGATCCACCAGCCATCGGGCGGTGTGCAGGGGGTATCAGCAGATATTGAGATTACTGCGCAGCAAATTATTAAGGTAAGGCAAGATCTTTATAAAATTGTAGCCAAACACAGCGGGCAAAGTTACGAGTGGGTACACAAAGCATCAGACCGCGACTATTGGATGACCGGGCCGGAAGCCAAAGAACACGGTATAGTTGATGAGGTGCTGGGCGATATTGACTAA
- a CDS encoding RNA polymerase sigma factor, whose protein sequence is MNNSLLTTQSREVFFVALYKKTFPAVARYVARRGGSLDEARDIFQDALVLYYEKVMASSGDAILNEKGFLMGVSKKLWLQRYQANGKNEALYNVDIETEDSEALSTYKILNYLKTAGEKCMQLLKACYYDGLKPDNVAAEFGYSSTHSATVAKYKCLEKVRETVKQNSLSYADFTE, encoded by the coding sequence ATGAATAATAGTTTATTAACCACACAAAGCCGGGAGGTATTTTTTGTTGCGCTTTACAAAAAAACGTTCCCTGCAGTAGCGCGCTATGTAGCACGCAGGGGCGGCAGCCTGGATGAGGCCCGGGATATTTTTCAGGATGCGCTGGTTTTGTATTACGAGAAAGTTATGGCATCATCCGGCGATGCGATCTTGAATGAAAAAGGTTTTCTGATGGGCGTATCAAAAAAACTTTGGCTGCAACGCTACCAAGCTAACGGTAAAAACGAAGCTTTATACAATGTTGACATCGAAACGGAAGACAGCGAAGCTTTATCAACTTATAAAATATTAAACTACCTCAAAACAGCGGGCGAAAAATGTATGCAACTGCTGAAAGCCTGTTACTATGATGGTTTAAAGCCGGATAATGTTGCCGCTGAATTTGGCTATTCAAGCACGCATTCTGCAACCGTGGCCAAGTATAAATGCCTTGAAAAAGTTAGGGAAACTGTTAAACAAAACTCACTCAGCTATGCGGACTTCACTGAATAA
- a CDS encoding sulfite exporter TauE/SafE family protein, with amino-acid sequence MEVLAYIASALIGISLGLIGGGGSIMTVPVLVYLFGTNPLLATSYSLFIVGSTSLVGAVNNYYRGFVNIKTALLFGLSSITTVFITRKFIIPHIPSHITYIGNFEVTEGKITMVLFAILMVLAAMAMIRNRNHEDNVDDKDASANSNTIKLLAYGIAIGLATGILGAGGGFLLIPTLVILVGLPMKEAVGTSLLIIALNSLIGFTGDLGRFSIDWWFLTKVTAIAIAGIFVGDYLEDKIDSSQLKKGFGWFVLVMAIYIIIKEILINKK; translated from the coding sequence ATGGAAGTACTGGCATACATCGCTTCGGCCTTAATAGGAATATCGCTTGGATTAATAGGTGGTGGCGGTTCTATTATGACCGTGCCGGTTTTGGTCTATCTTTTTGGTACCAATCCGCTGCTGGCTACTTCTTATTCATTATTTATTGTTGGTTCAACCAGCCTGGTAGGCGCAGTAAATAATTATTACCGCGGTTTTGTCAACATTAAAACCGCCTTACTTTTCGGACTAAGCTCAATAACTACCGTATTCATCACCCGCAAATTCATCATTCCGCATATACCCTCACACATTACTTACATAGGTAATTTTGAAGTAACAGAGGGTAAGATCACCATGGTGCTTTTTGCTATTTTGATGGTTTTGGCCGCCATGGCCATGATCAGAAATAGAAATCATGAAGATAATGTTGATGATAAAGATGCATCTGCCAATAGTAATACAATAAAACTATTGGCTTACGGAATTGCCATTGGTTTAGCCACCGGCATTTTGGGCGCGGGCGGCGGCTTTTTGCTCATCCCTACACTGGTTATACTGGTTGGCCTGCCCATGAAAGAAGCCGTTGGCACCTCGTTGCTCATAATCGCGCTTAACTCATTAATAGGTTTTACGGGGGATCTTGGTCGTTTCAGTATTGATTGGTGGTTTCTGACTAAAGTAACCGCTATAGCCATTGCAGGAATATTTGTTGGAGATTATCTGGAAGATAAAATTGATAGCAGCCAGCTTAAAAAAGGGTTTGGCTGGTTTGTATTGGTAATGGCTATATATATAATAATTAAAGAGATACTGATCAATAAAAAATAA
- a CDS encoding SGNH/GDSL hydrolase family protein: MFWYHDEIEALEKQRTASEHNPDTIFYGSSTIRLWPDLQTDFKDLNAVNLGFGGSTLAACTWFFDRVMLGYQPKRLVLYAGDNDLGDGRHPEEVFLFFQQFAARVNHEFGDIPCYYITLKPSIARWGIVDRFKFTNHIIGEEIKNNLPNWHLIDIFSAMLNADGYPNAEYFLDDGLHLSEKGYDVWRDSIKNALS; encoded by the coding sequence ATGTTTTGGTACCACGATGAAATTGAGGCCCTGGAAAAACAGCGAACAGCGTCAGAACATAACCCGGATACTATTTTTTACGGAAGCTCTACCATAAGGCTATGGCCCGATCTGCAAACCGACTTTAAAGATCTTAACGCGGTTAACCTGGGTTTTGGTGGTTCAACACTGGCCGCTTGCACCTGGTTTTTTGACCGGGTGATGCTTGGCTATCAACCTAAAAGACTTGTGCTTTATGCTGGCGATAATGATCTGGGTGATGGGCGGCATCCGGAAGAGGTTTTTCTTTTTTTTCAGCAATTTGCAGCGAGGGTAAACCATGAGTTTGGTGATATACCATGCTACTATATAACCTTAAAACCCAGTATTGCCCGCTGGGGTATTGTTGATAGGTTTAAATTTACCAACCACATTATAGGCGAAGAGATAAAAAATAACCTACCTAATTGGCATTTGATAGACATTTTTAGCGCCATGCTAAATGCTGACGGCTATCCAAATGCTGAATATTTTCTGGACGATGGCCTGCATCTCAGCGAAAAAGGCTATGATGTTTGGCGGGATAGCATAAAAAATGCTTTAAGTTGA
- a CDS encoding YeeE/YedE family protein: protein MIELLKQPWPWYTSGIVIAGIMITLLFFGKSFGFSSNLRTICTMAGAGKKVAFFDFDWKTQKWNLLFLLGAIAGGFISSTLLKNDEPFKLAAATIADLKALGITFDGQLEPGQLFDLQSISAKNVLLMLTGGLMIGFGSRYAGGCTSGHAISGLSNLQLPSLVAVIGFFAGGLIMTHLLFPLIF, encoded by the coding sequence ATGATTGAATTACTAAAGCAGCCCTGGCCCTGGTATACATCGGGCATTGTTATTGCAGGCATAATGATCACGCTATTATTCTTCGGAAAATCATTCGGGTTTTCATCTAACCTGCGCACCATTTGTACAATGGCGGGTGCTGGTAAAAAGGTAGCTTTTTTTGATTTCGACTGGAAAACGCAAAAATGGAACCTGCTTTTTTTATTGGGCGCAATAGCAGGCGGTTTCATCAGCAGCACCTTGTTGAAAAATGACGAGCCATTTAAACTGGCCGCCGCTACCATTGCCGACCTGAAAGCATTGGGCATCACCTTTGACGGGCAGTTAGAACCCGGCCAACTGTTTGATCTGCAATCCATCTCGGCTAAAAATGTTTTGTTAATGCTAACGGGTGGGCTTATGATAGGCTTTGGTTCGCGTTATGCGGGTGGTTGTACATCGGGCCATGCCATTAGCGGGTTATCTAATTTACAATTGCCGTCGCTTGTTGCAGTAATTGGCTTTTTTGCAGGCGGTCTTATTATGACGCACCTTCTTTTCCCGCTGATATTTTAA
- a CDS encoding TlpA family protein disulfide reductase — protein MEKLKALLTRKNIINVVFILLMLVLIINPAAKALLIRGFIAVGIMRPPTQSEKVATSTPSVNITLRQPNGEVLQSEKLKGKVLIMNFWATWCPPCIAEMPSINKMYLQYKNNSNLVVIPIDADNDVSKSTAFMQNKGYSLPVYTLAGPLPTGLVSNAIPTTIIIDKKGRVVARHEGAADYSSEAFYEYLDGLLKE, from the coding sequence ATGGAAAAACTGAAAGCGCTACTCACACGGAAGAACATTATTAATGTAGTATTCATCCTGTTGATGTTGGTGCTCATAATTAACCCTGCGGCTAAGGCTTTATTGATACGAGGCTTTATAGCGGTAGGTATAATGCGACCGCCAACCCAAAGCGAAAAAGTTGCTACTTCTACTCCATCTGTAAATATTACTTTGCGCCAGCCCAATGGCGAAGTTTTGCAAAGCGAAAAATTAAAAGGCAAGGTGTTGATAATGAATTTTTGGGCAACCTGGTGCCCGCCTTGCATAGCCGAAATGCCCTCTATCAATAAAATGTATCTGCAGTATAAAAACAATAGCAACCTGGTGGTTATCCCAATTGATGCAGATAATGATGTTTCAAAATCTACAGCTTTTATGCAGAATAAGGGTTACAGTTTGCCGGTTTATACGCTTGCCGGTCCGTTGCCAACGGGCTTGGTTTCTAACGCCATACCTACCACGATCATTATAGACAAAAAAGGCAGAGTAGTAGCGCGGCACGAAGGCGCTGCTGATTATTCAAGTGAAGCCTTCTATGAGTATTTAGATGGTTTGTTAAAAGAGTAG